From Nitratidesulfovibrio vulgaris str. Hildenborough, a single genomic window includes:
- a CDS encoding S41 family peptidase: MRVTLWVVSLGLCAAVAFSGGAVFATTEESKYDALKRFSQVLDIVERYYVRDVPRKDLMNGAVKGMLQGLDPHSTFLSPEEFKEMQETTSGEFFGIGIEISSENGQLTVVSPIEDTPAFKAGLKAGDLILAVDGQPTQEMSTQEAVSRIRGPKGSEVELLILHREAKAPSTVKIVRDAIPLVSVKSKQLEQGYVWVRLTRFSERTTSDLLEALREANKRGPVKGVVLDLRNNPGGLLDQAVSVSDVFLRDGGIVSIRGRGDDTGREYNAKAQSTDVTAPMVVLINAGSASASEIVAGALRDQKRALLVGERSFGKGSVQNVIPLSDGAGLKLTVALYYTPNGRSIQAEGIDPDIEIPFEAPREDDAKPMQRFNMLREKDLSRHLENGAGGKQGKNDQSDEVRDLLERDNQLRMALQFVKRLPALKEIR; the protein is encoded by the coding sequence ATGCGCGTTACGTTATGGGTGGTATCGCTGGGCCTGTGTGCCGCGGTCGCCTTTTCAGGTGGAGCAGTCTTCGCGACCACCGAAGAGTCCAAGTATGACGCGCTGAAGCGCTTCAGTCAGGTGCTCGACATCGTCGAGCGCTACTACGTGCGCGACGTGCCCCGCAAGGACCTCATGAACGGAGCGGTGAAGGGCATGTTGCAGGGGCTTGACCCCCACTCCACCTTCCTCTCCCCGGAAGAATTCAAGGAGATGCAGGAGACCACCTCTGGTGAGTTCTTCGGCATCGGCATCGAGATATCCAGCGAGAACGGGCAACTCACCGTTGTGTCGCCCATCGAGGACACTCCTGCGTTCAAGGCGGGACTCAAGGCGGGCGACCTCATTCTCGCCGTCGACGGGCAGCCCACGCAGGAGATGAGCACGCAGGAGGCCGTATCGCGCATTCGCGGGCCCAAGGGCAGCGAAGTGGAACTGCTCATCCTGCATCGCGAAGCCAAGGCCCCCAGCACGGTGAAAATCGTGCGCGACGCCATCCCCCTCGTCAGCGTCAAGTCGAAGCAGCTTGAGCAGGGGTACGTGTGGGTGCGCCTCACCCGCTTCAGCGAACGTACGACCAGCGACCTGCTGGAAGCACTGCGCGAGGCGAACAAGCGCGGGCCCGTCAAGGGCGTGGTGCTCGACCTGCGCAACAACCCCGGCGGTCTGCTTGACCAGGCCGTGAGCGTGTCCGACGTGTTCCTGCGTGACGGGGGCATCGTCTCCATCCGCGGGCGCGGCGACGACACGGGGCGTGAGTACAACGCCAAGGCGCAGTCCACCGACGTGACCGCGCCCATGGTGGTGCTCATCAACGCCGGGTCTGCCTCCGCTTCGGAGATCGTCGCCGGGGCCCTGCGCGACCAGAAGCGCGCGCTTCTGGTGGGTGAACGCAGCTTCGGCAAGGGGTCGGTGCAGAACGTCATCCCGCTTTCCGACGGCGCGGGACTCAAGCTCACGGTTGCACTGTACTACACGCCCAATGGCCGTTCCATTCAGGCCGAGGGCATCGACCCTGACATTGAGATTCCCTTCGAAGCCCCGCGTGAGGACGACGCCAAACCCATGCAGCGTTTCAACATGTTGCGGGAGAAGGATCTTTCGCGTCATCTGGAGAACGGTGCCGGGGGCAAGCAGGGCAAGAACGACCAGTCTGACGAGGTGCGTGACCTGCTTGAACGCGACAACCAGTTGCGCATGGCATTGCAGTTCGTGAAGCGGCTGCCCGCCTTGAAGGAAATACGCTAG
- the dut gene encoding dUTP diphosphatase — translation MTSPCQNVLSPSMPGVRVLYLRDARALYTADAESGSGLAYATPGSAGLDLRACFDAAEVTLLPGERFMVPSGVAVEPLVQGMAGFVYSRSGLGARMGLTVSQGVGVIDPDYRGEIIVSLLNTSREPRRLRRGERMAQLVFQPFCRVALEEVASLGETDRGAGGFGHTGRI, via the coding sequence GTGACAAGTCCGTGCCAAAATGTGCTCTCCCCCTCCATGCCGGGAGTACGGGTGCTCTATCTGCGCGACGCACGCGCCCTCTACACCGCCGACGCCGAATCCGGCAGCGGCCTCGCCTATGCCACCCCCGGTTCGGCCGGACTCGACCTGCGGGCCTGTTTCGACGCTGCCGAGGTGACGCTCCTTCCCGGTGAACGGTTCATGGTCCCTTCCGGGGTGGCTGTCGAACCGCTCGTGCAGGGCATGGCGGGTTTCGTCTATTCGCGCAGCGGCCTGGGTGCGCGCATGGGGCTCACCGTCAGTCAGGGCGTGGGCGTCATCGACCCCGACTATCGTGGCGAGATCATCGTCTCGCTGCTCAATACCTCGCGCGAACCCCGTCGACTCCGACGAGGCGAGCGCATGGCGCAGCTCGTGTTCCAGCCCTTCTGCCGCGTGGCTCTCGAAGAGGTCGCAAGCCTTGGAGAGACAGACCGCGGTGCAGGCGGCTTCGGACACACGGGCCGCATCTAG
- a CDS encoding amino acid ABC transporter permease: MQYTFDWNLVLSGERLDWIVQGVITTCQLSGLSLVLAMLLGTLIAVMRLSGVRPFVWFSVAFTEFFRNTPLLVQIFFWYFGSDAVLPDAVNQWLYKQNFEFAAGVISLTVYTAAFIAEEIRSGIFSIPRTQLEASRACGLSFMQAMSYVVLPQAFRIIVPPLISQALNLFKNSSLCMTIGVMELTYMARQIESYTFHGFEAFTVSTLIYLCISLMVSLLINLYNTHFLRTIKY; the protein is encoded by the coding sequence TTGCAGTACACGTTCGACTGGAATCTCGTTCTCTCGGGTGAGCGTCTCGACTGGATAGTGCAGGGGGTCATCACCACCTGCCAGCTTTCAGGCCTTTCACTCGTGCTCGCCATGCTGCTGGGTACGCTTATCGCCGTCATGCGCCTTTCCGGCGTACGGCCTTTCGTGTGGTTCAGCGTTGCCTTTACGGAGTTCTTCCGTAACACGCCGCTTCTGGTGCAGATATTCTTCTGGTACTTCGGTTCCGACGCCGTATTGCCCGACGCCGTGAACCAGTGGTTGTACAAGCAGAACTTCGAATTCGCGGCGGGGGTCATCTCGCTCACCGTCTATACCGCCGCGTTCATCGCCGAAGAGATACGTTCCGGTATCTTCTCCATTCCCCGCACGCAGCTTGAAGCCTCACGCGCATGCGGCCTGTCGTTCATGCAGGCCATGTCCTACGTCGTGCTGCCGCAGGCCTTTCGCATCATCGTGCCGCCGCTCATCTCGCAGGCGCTCAACCTGTTCAAGAACTCTTCGCTGTGCATGACCATCGGTGTCATGGAACTCACCTACATGGCCCGCCAGATAGAGTCGTACACGTTCCACGGCTTCGAGGCGTTCACCGTGAGCACGCTCATCTACCTGTGCATATCGCTCATGGTCTCGCTTCTCATCAACCTGTACAACACGCACTTCCTGCGGACGATCAAATACTAG
- a CDS encoding ABC transporter substrate-binding protein, whose translation MKRLLLLALTLGLVLTAAVAHAGKLDEIKQRGTLVCGVKDSVVPFGFIDETSKQLVGFDVDICQFIADRAGVKLEVKTVTSATRIPMLTQGSVDLVAATMTHKFERDDVIDFSITYFDAGQRLLVKKGGGIKSAADLKGKKVATVKGSTSEKNMKAAQPDCVVVSFDEYPQAFLALKQGKAEAVTTDEPILVGLKNSDPEPDKWDIVGDFIASEPYGLGLVENDSKFRDFVNKSLAEMWTTGAYQKSYDKWFGKDTKYFIPLKWKMEVWP comes from the coding sequence ATGAAGCGTCTGTTGCTTTTGGCCCTGACCCTCGGTCTGGTTCTCACCGCAGCGGTGGCCCATGCCGGCAAGCTCGACGAGATCAAGCAGCGCGGCACGCTCGTGTGCGGCGTGAAAGACTCCGTCGTGCCCTTCGGTTTCATCGATGAGACGTCCAAGCAGCTTGTGGGCTTCGACGTCGACATCTGCCAGTTCATCGCCGACAGGGCAGGGGTGAAGCTGGAGGTCAAGACCGTGACCAGCGCCACCCGCATCCCCATGCTCACGCAGGGTTCGGTGGACCTCGTGGCTGCCACCATGACCCACAAGTTCGAGCGTGACGACGTGATCGACTTCTCCATCACCTACTTCGACGCAGGTCAGCGCCTGCTGGTGAAGAAGGGCGGTGGCATCAAGTCCGCGGCCGACCTCAAGGGCAAGAAGGTCGCCACCGTGAAGGGGTCGACCTCCGAGAAGAACATGAAGGCCGCCCAGCCCGACTGCGTGGTGGTGTCGTTCGACGAGTACCCGCAGGCGTTCCTCGCCCTCAAGCAGGGCAAGGCCGAAGCCGTCACCACCGACGAACCCATCCTCGTGGGCCTCAAGAATTCCGACCCCGAGCCTGACAAGTGGGACATCGTGGGCGACTTCATCGCCTCTGAACCTTACGGTCTCGGCCTGGTCGAGAACGATTCGAAGTTCCGCGACTTCGTGAACAAGAGCCTTGCGGAGATGTGGACAACCGGTGCCTACCAGAAGTCGTACGACAAGTGGTTCGGCAAGGACACCAAGTACTTCATCCCCCTCAAGTGGAAGATGGAAGTCTGGCCCTGA
- a CDS encoding murein hydrolase activator EnvC family protein, giving the protein MLGTRGLMGHGLTVGHAAPSAPVWLALLLVALCCLVVTPAHAAPSSEKELREAISEERAREKARRDSLARLSAQERSLNANLAAAEDRIALLESKVAKQEAELALLESAVGDVRQALERLQKDRDASEAELARLMSMLWPLHVRQEGTGGRDIEDWQTAEREYTWTQEIYRSIETHRAELRHQQEAISASLEKRETLMAEVRTQVARISADRDSLLQDKLRFRQQLSDVRREKQDAEGELRDVLALIQEFNVRLEQMAGRDISKMKGRLPWPAEGRVVRRWAPEANPPVRGVGIALREGTPVRAVAWGKVVHNDVLRGFGRVVILMHDKAYYTLYAFLADSPLRVGQEVGAGAAVGAAGFYPGADGPGVYFELRFHQKAINPDGWLTRAN; this is encoded by the coding sequence GTGCTAGGGACGCGCGGCCTGATGGGGCACGGTCTGACCGTAGGCCATGCGGCCCCCTCGGCCCCGGTATGGCTGGCGTTGCTTCTTGTGGCACTGTGCTGCCTTGTCGTCACACCTGCCCATGCCGCCCCGTCCAGTGAGAAGGAATTACGCGAGGCCATCAGTGAAGAGCGTGCCCGTGAGAAGGCCCGTCGCGACAGCCTCGCCAGACTCTCTGCGCAAGAGCGTTCGCTCAACGCCAATCTTGCCGCCGCTGAAGACCGTATCGCCCTGCTGGAGAGCAAGGTGGCGAAGCAGGAGGCTGAACTCGCGCTGCTGGAGTCGGCTGTGGGTGATGTGCGTCAGGCACTGGAACGCCTCCAGAAGGATCGTGATGCGTCAGAGGCCGAACTCGCACGGCTCATGTCCATGCTCTGGCCCCTGCACGTGCGGCAGGAGGGTACCGGCGGGCGCGACATCGAGGACTGGCAGACCGCAGAACGCGAATATACGTGGACGCAGGAGATATACCGCAGCATAGAGACGCATCGTGCCGAGTTGCGTCACCAGCAGGAGGCCATCTCCGCCTCGCTTGAGAAGCGCGAGACCCTCATGGCCGAAGTGCGGACGCAGGTGGCCCGCATCAGCGCGGACAGGGACAGCCTCTTGCAGGACAAGTTGCGGTTCAGGCAGCAGTTGTCCGACGTGCGGCGCGAGAAGCAGGATGCCGAAGGTGAACTGCGCGACGTGCTGGCCCTCATACAGGAGTTCAACGTACGCCTTGAGCAGATGGCGGGGCGCGACATCTCCAAGATGAAGGGCAGACTGCCGTGGCCTGCGGAAGGGCGGGTGGTCCGCCGCTGGGCGCCGGAGGCCAACCCGCCGGTGCGCGGCGTGGGCATCGCCCTGCGCGAGGGCACGCCCGTGCGTGCGGTGGCGTGGGGCAAGGTGGTGCATAACGACGTGTTGCGCGGCTTCGGTCGTGTGGTCATTCTCATGCACGACAAGGCCTATTACACGCTCTACGCGTTCCTTGCCGACAGCCCCCTGCGGGTGGGACAGGAGGTGGGGGCGGGTGCGGCTGTGGGCGCCGCGGGCTTCTACCCCGGTGCCGACGGGCCCGGAGTCTATTTCGAATTGCGTTTTCATCAAAAAGCCATTAACCCTGATGGGTGGTTAACTAGGGCCAACTAG
- a CDS encoding amino acid ABC transporter ATP-binding protein, giving the protein MAMIEFHDVHKWYGEFHVLRGITQKVEKGEVLVICGPSGSGKSSFIRCLNRLEPIQKGQILLEGKSIHDKDVDVNDLRTEVGIVFQQFNLYPHLSVLKNVTLAPIKVRKMPRAKAEAVAMELLERVGIHDQAGKYPVELSGGQQQRVAIARALAMQPKVMLFDEPTSALDPEMINEVLNCMKDLAREGMTMLCVTHEMGFAREVADRVIFMDGGNVVEEAPPDIFFSNPQHERTKAFLREIL; this is encoded by the coding sequence ATGGCCATGATCGAGTTCCACGATGTCCACAAGTGGTATGGTGAATTCCACGTACTGCGAGGCATCACCCAGAAGGTCGAGAAGGGCGAGGTGCTCGTCATCTGCGGCCCGTCAGGTTCCGGCAAGAGTTCGTTCATCCGCTGTCTCAACAGGCTCGAACCCATCCAGAAGGGGCAGATACTGCTCGAGGGCAAGAGCATCCATGACAAGGACGTGGATGTGAACGACCTGCGCACCGAGGTGGGCATCGTCTTTCAGCAGTTCAATCTCTACCCGCATCTTTCCGTTCTCAAGAACGTCACCCTCGCGCCCATCAAGGTGCGCAAGATGCCTCGCGCCAAGGCCGAGGCCGTCGCCATGGAACTTCTCGAACGGGTTGGCATCCACGACCAGGCGGGCAAGTATCCGGTCGAACTCTCGGGCGGGCAGCAGCAGCGTGTCGCCATCGCGCGTGCGCTTGCCATGCAGCCCAAGGTGATGCTCTTCGACGAACCCACCTCCGCGCTCGACCCGGAAATGATCAACGAAGTGCTCAACTGCATGAAAGACCTCGCACGCGAAGGCATGACCATGCTCTGCGTCACGCACGAGATGGGCTTCGCCCGCGAGGTCGCCGACAGGGTCATCTTCATGGACGGCGGCAACGTCGTCGAAGAGGCCCCGCCGGACATCTTCTTCTCGAACCCGCAGCATGAGCGCACCAAGGCGTTCCTGCGCGAGATACTGTAG
- a CDS encoding 50S ribosomal protein L11 methyltransferase: MPQLHRLDIIVPEESAELTSGLLSQKVAFGWEEESLPTGEVRLRVHCENAPFIEALVADVRAFLPDALLDREDVEAADWLASWREFFTPVPVGTHFLVIPPWLRDSAPLEGRMPIVIEPKTAFGTGHHPTTALCLGVVSQLAAEGRIRAGMSFLDLGTGSGILGIGCALLGLSGTGTDIDPLAVENADENRHINGVAEAFDVMAGSTEVVRGRTFDVVLANILAQPLKELAADITALKGDAGCLVLSGLLEVQADGVEAAYRAQGLGPARRIIDGEWAALVWE; this comes from the coding sequence ATGCCGCAACTACACAGACTTGACATCATCGTGCCCGAGGAAAGCGCAGAGCTCACCTCGGGCCTTCTTTCGCAGAAGGTCGCCTTCGGGTGGGAAGAGGAATCGCTGCCCACCGGAGAGGTGCGTCTGCGCGTCCACTGCGAGAACGCCCCTTTCATAGAAGCCCTCGTGGCCGACGTGCGGGCCTTCCTGCCCGACGCCCTGCTTGACCGTGAAGACGTCGAGGCCGCCGACTGGCTTGCCTCGTGGCGCGAGTTCTTCACACCCGTCCCCGTGGGCACGCACTTTCTGGTCATTCCCCCGTGGCTGCGCGACAGTGCCCCTCTCGAAGGGCGCATGCCCATCGTCATCGAACCCAAGACGGCGTTCGGTACCGGACACCATCCTACCACGGCCCTTTGCCTTGGCGTGGTGTCGCAACTGGCGGCGGAAGGTCGCATCCGCGCCGGAATGAGCTTTCTCGACCTCGGCACGGGGTCGGGTATTCTCGGCATCGGCTGCGCATTGCTCGGACTTTCCGGCACAGGCACCGACATCGACCCCCTCGCGGTGGAGAACGCCGATGAGAACCGCCACATCAACGGTGTGGCAGAGGCGTTCGACGTCATGGCGGGCAGCACCGAAGTCGTGCGCGGGCGCACCTTCGACGTGGTGCTGGCCAACATCCTCGCGCAGCCGCTGAAGGAACTTGCCGCCGACATCACGGCCCTCAAGGGTGACGCGGGCTGCCTCGTCCTCTCCGGGCTTCTCGAAGTGCAGGCCGACGGCGTCGAGGCCGCCTACAGGGCGCAGGGCCTCGGCCCGGCCCGACGCATCATCGATGGCGAGTGGGCCGCGCTGGTCTGGGAATAG
- a CDS encoding amino acid ABC transporter permease, which produces MQWDVVWNNMNYLLVGSYPDGPLGGMAMSILLAIGGIFGAFWLGLAFGLMRLSEKWWVRAPAIVYVEVIRGIPLLMLIFWFYFLAPIALGHTLPEAESALIAFIVFTGAYIAEIVRAGVLALPAGQMEAARGTGLSKTQAMLFVILPQALRNMIPSFVNQFVSLTKDTSLAYIIGVSELTRTATQVNNRTLTAPTEIFLTIALMYFVICWVLTATSRRLEKQMARYQART; this is translated from the coding sequence ATGCAGTGGGATGTCGTCTGGAACAATATGAACTATCTGCTCGTCGGGTCGTACCCCGACGGGCCTCTCGGTGGCATGGCCATGAGCATCCTCCTCGCTATAGGGGGTATCTTCGGGGCCTTCTGGCTTGGTCTGGCCTTCGGCCTTATGCGCCTTTCGGAAAAATGGTGGGTGCGCGCCCCCGCCATCGTGTATGTCGAGGTCATACGCGGCATTCCGCTGCTCATGCTCATCTTCTGGTTCTATTTTCTCGCTCCCATCGCTCTTGGGCACACCCTGCCCGAGGCGGAGAGCGCCCTCATCGCCTTCATCGTGTTCACCGGCGCCTACATCGCGGAGATAGTGCGCGCTGGCGTGCTGGCCCTGCCCGCAGGACAGATGGAGGCCGCACGCGGTACGGGGCTTTCGAAGACGCAGGCCATGCTCTTCGTCATCCTGCCGCAGGCATTGCGCAACATGATTCCCTCGTTCGTGAACCAGTTCGTCAGTTTGACCAAAGACACCTCGCTGGCGTACATCATCGGCGTATCGGAACTGACCCGCACCGCGACGCAGGTGAACAACCGCACGCTCACGGCGCCGACTGAAATCTTTCTGACCATCGCCCTGATGTATTTCGTCATCTGCTGGGTGCTCACGGCCACGAGTCGACGGCTTGAAAAGCAGATGGCGCGGTATCAGGCGCGAACATGA
- a CDS encoding aspartate aminotransferase family protein codes for MTTSFEALKNREESLLCRTYGRYPISVQRAEGSRMWDHEGREYIDLLSGIAVTSLGHCHPELAEVMARQARKLVHVSNLFYQEEQLDLAEKLLSTLHCTKAFFCNSGAEANEAAIKLARRYMQRVRGVDAHEVVTLTGAFHGRTLATVAATGQERFQDGFAPMPAGFRQAEWGDIDALRAAITPATAGVLVEMVQGEGGVRPMTQDYARAVADLCREKGVLLMVDEIQTGLCRTGRFWAHQHYGVEPDIVTSAKALANGLPMGAMMTTDEVAQGFVAGSHATTFGAGALVSSVAAATLDIMKRDRLDERATAVGGRAMERFRAIGAKLPGTIEEVRGYGLMIGIVLTFSGKEVWKELVARGFVCNNTQEKVLRLVPALTIDEADLTAFADTLEDILARR; via the coding sequence ATGACCACTTCGTTCGAAGCACTCAAGAATCGTGAAGAATCGCTCCTCTGCCGCACCTATGGCAGATATCCCATCTCCGTGCAGCGGGCCGAGGGTTCGCGCATGTGGGACCATGAGGGGCGTGAATACATAGACCTGCTTTCAGGTATCGCTGTCACGAGTCTCGGCCACTGTCACCCTGAACTCGCCGAGGTCATGGCGCGGCAGGCACGCAAGCTGGTGCACGTGAGCAACCTCTTCTATCAGGAAGAGCAACTCGACCTTGCGGAGAAGCTCCTTTCCACCCTGCACTGCACCAAGGCGTTCTTCTGCAACTCCGGCGCGGAGGCCAACGAGGCGGCCATCAAGCTGGCACGTCGCTACATGCAGCGCGTGCGTGGCGTCGACGCCCATGAAGTGGTCACGCTCACCGGCGCGTTCCACGGGCGCACACTGGCAACGGTGGCTGCCACCGGGCAGGAGCGCTTTCAGGACGGTTTCGCACCCATGCCCGCCGGCTTCAGGCAGGCGGAGTGGGGCGACATCGACGCCTTGCGGGCCGCCATCACCCCCGCCACTGCGGGAGTGCTGGTCGAGATGGTGCAGGGCGAGGGCGGTGTGCGTCCCATGACGCAGGACTATGCCCGTGCCGTGGCCGACCTCTGCCGCGAGAAGGGCGTGCTGCTCATGGTGGACGAAATCCAGACCGGATTGTGCCGCACCGGTCGCTTCTGGGCGCATCAGCATTATGGTGTCGAACCCGACATCGTGACGTCGGCCAAGGCCCTTGCCAATGGACTGCCCATGGGGGCCATGATGACCACCGACGAGGTGGCGCAGGGCTTCGTGGCGGGCAGCCATGCCACGACCTTCGGGGCAGGGGCTCTGGTGTCGTCCGTGGCGGCGGCCACCCTTGACATCATGAAGCGCGACCGTCTCGATGAACGCGCAACCGCCGTGGGCGGTAGGGCCATGGAGCGTTTCCGGGCCATCGGCGCGAAGCTTCCGGGAACCATCGAGGAAGTGCGCGGTTATGGCCTGATGATAGGCATCGTGCTGACCTTCTCCGGCAAGGAGGTGTGGAAGGAACTGGTGGCACGCGGCTTCGTCTGCAACAACACGCAGGAGAAGGTATTGCGCCTCGTGCCCGCCCTGACCATCGACGAGGCAGACCTCACCGCCTTTGCCGACACCCTCGAAGACATCCTCGCACGCCGTTAG
- a CDS encoding endonuclease III domain-containing protein, translated as MRSDRQRLLLDMYAAMSARLGPSGWWPGETPLEVAIGAVLTQNTAWGNVEKAIANLRDAGLLSDVGALLAASPQLVEACIRPSGYFRMKTTRLRDLMLFFDEACAGDLDALSASAGEDGDALRERLLSVKGIGPETADSILLYAFGHPSFVVDAYTRRILSRHGLLPEDVHYDEMRDFFMDVLDPDPVLYNEFHALIVRVAKGWCHKSRPDCAACPLGPFMEGCAC; from the coding sequence ATGCGAAGCGACAGGCAACGACTTCTCCTTGACATGTACGCGGCGATGTCTGCCCGCCTCGGCCCAAGCGGCTGGTGGCCCGGCGAGACTCCCCTTGAGGTGGCCATAGGGGCCGTGCTCACCCAGAATACGGCGTGGGGCAATGTGGAGAAGGCCATCGCCAACCTGCGTGATGCCGGTCTTCTCTCGGATGTGGGCGCGCTTCTCGCCGCTTCGCCCCAGTTGGTCGAGGCCTGCATCAGGCCTTCGGGCTATTTCCGCATGAAGACGACCCGTCTGCGTGACCTCATGCTCTTCTTCGACGAGGCCTGCGCGGGCGACCTCGACGCGCTTTCGGCGTCTGCCGGGGAGGACGGTGACGCCCTGCGTGAGCGCCTGCTGTCCGTGAAGGGCATCGGCCCGGAGACTGCCGACTCCATCCTGCTCTATGCCTTCGGGCATCCCTCCTTCGTGGTCGATGCGTACACGCGTCGCATCCTCTCGCGGCACGGCCTTCTGCCCGAGGATGTCCACTACGACGAGATGCGTGACTTCTTCATGGATGTTCTCGACCCCGACCCGGTGCTCTACAACGAATTCCACGCCCTCATCGTCCGGGTGGCCAAAGGGTGGTGCCACAAGTCCCGTCCCGACTGCGCGGCGTGCCCTCTCGGTCCCTTCATGGAAGGGTGCGCGTGCTAG
- a CDS encoding divergent polysaccharide deacetylase family protein: MAAKRPQKKSSTAKGDGTSGRSRGSGTKSGTRKGSKTPAATEKTLTRLVIVIMGVLCLVFTVMAGYWLWQGGADATRPVPPSKTERQKTPAATSPARPTPAQPSATAGKVQSGEASRTTGKGVHADAQSDASTPGGDADKAAPSVPRNATSDAVDGEGAVRAPVNAGALPYEESLDAPLEEGVKQVDYALVQTLVRLGIARERLRIASVETRNEQGESYHFQQMTLGVGDAPDRFVKAFVEALSVWAERAQMRKKADDLIEVYVGGVLTHEITLSLYESVEEPRPGTPVEGALLAIVIDDIGESMGAVRDLLKLDYPVTFAVWPRSSHAREAAEAAHRAGREVMIHQPMEPLKYPSVKPGPGAIYVRMGSDEIEATLRDNLARVPHAVGLNNHMGSRFTQDTRGVRAVCDALEGKGLFVLDSVTHSGSVFYREARKAGLPAGKRNVFLDVIHDKRNIMFQLDKAARVAHEQGVAVAIGHPLAETVAALKEWQRTRDKSVRIVTMRQLLDAETTARR; the protein is encoded by the coding sequence ATGGCCGCCAAACGCCCGCAGAAGAAAAGCAGCACAGCCAAGGGAGACGGCACGTCAGGCCGTTCACGCGGCAGTGGCACCAAGTCTGGCACCCGCAAGGGAAGCAAGACCCCCGCAGCTACAGAGAAGACCCTGACGCGACTTGTCATCGTCATCATGGGGGTGCTGTGCCTCGTCTTCACGGTCATGGCCGGGTACTGGCTGTGGCAGGGCGGGGCTGATGCCACACGGCCCGTACCCCCCTCGAAGACCGAACGTCAGAAGACCCCCGCGGCAACCTCTCCCGCGAGGCCGACGCCAGCGCAGCCTTCCGCCACAGCCGGGAAGGTGCAGTCGGGTGAAGCCTCAAGGACGACCGGTAAGGGCGTACACGCCGACGCGCAGTCTGATGCCTCGACACCGGGTGGGGACGCGGACAAGGCCGCGCCGTCCGTGCCCCGAAACGCCACTTCCGACGCCGTGGACGGTGAGGGCGCGGTGCGTGCCCCGGTCAACGCCGGGGCCTTGCCCTACGAGGAATCCCTCGACGCCCCGCTGGAAGAAGGGGTGAAGCAGGTCGACTACGCGCTGGTGCAGACGCTGGTGCGTCTCGGCATCGCGCGGGAGAGGCTGCGCATCGCGAGCGTCGAGACACGCAACGAACAGGGCGAAAGCTACCATTTCCAGCAGATGACACTGGGTGTCGGCGACGCCCCCGACCGTTTCGTCAAGGCGTTCGTCGAAGCTCTTTCCGTATGGGCCGAGCGTGCGCAGATGCGCAAGAAGGCCGATGACCTCATTGAGGTCTACGTGGGCGGGGTGCTCACGCATGAGATCACCCTTTCGTTGTATGAGTCGGTGGAAGAGCCCCGTCCCGGAACCCCGGTGGAAGGCGCGTTGCTTGCCATCGTCATCGATGACATAGGCGAGAGCATGGGGGCGGTGCGTGACCTGCTGAAGCTCGACTACCCCGTCACCTTCGCGGTGTGGCCCAGAAGCTCGCATGCGCGTGAGGCTGCGGAGGCGGCACACCGCGCCGGACGTGAGGTGATGATCCACCAGCCCATGGAACCGCTCAAGTATCCGTCGGTGAAGCCGGGGCCGGGTGCCATCTATGTACGGATGGGCAGTGACGAGATAGAGGCGACGCTGCGGGACAACCTCGCCCGGGTACCCCACGCCGTGGGCCTCAACAACCATATGGGGTCGCGTTTCACGCAGGACACCCGTGGCGTACGCGCCGTATGTGACGCGCTGGAGGGCAAGGGGCTCTTCGTGCTCGACAGCGTGACGCATTCCGGGTCGGTCTTCTATCGTGAGGCGCGCAAGGCAGGGTTGCCCGCCGGAAAGCGCAACGTGTTCCTTGATGTCATCCACGACAAGCGCAACATCATGTTCCAGCTCGACAAGGCGGCGCGCGTAGCCCATGAACAGGGCGTGGCTGTCGCCATCGGGCATCCTCTCGCCGAGACAGTGGCGGCACTCAAGGAGTGGCAGCGTACGCGCGACAAGTCGGTGCGTATCGTGACCATGCGTCAGCTGCTTGATGCGGAGACGACTGCGCGCCGATGA